A genomic segment from Variovorax paradoxus B4 encodes:
- the kdpC gene encoding potassium-transporting ATPase subunit KdpC has translation MNNNGNIIRPALVLFALLSALTGLVYPLAVTGAAKALFPSQAAGSLVVRNGTTVGSSLIGQNFSDPKHFWGRPSATAPQPYNASASGGSNQGPLNPALADAVKARIEALRAADPGNTAAVPVDLVTASASGLDPDISPAAAQYQAARVARVRGLPVEQVKALVASHTQAPLWGFLGEARVNVLALNLALDEGAPMR, from the coding sequence ATGAACAACAATGGCAACATCATTCGTCCCGCCCTCGTGCTCTTCGCGCTGCTGAGCGCGCTCACCGGCCTGGTCTATCCGCTGGCCGTCACCGGCGCCGCCAAGGCGCTGTTTCCGTCGCAGGCGGCCGGCAGCCTGGTCGTGCGCAACGGCACCACCGTGGGCTCCAGCCTCATCGGCCAGAACTTCAGCGATCCGAAGCACTTCTGGGGCCGGCCATCGGCCACCGCGCCGCAGCCCTACAACGCGAGCGCTTCGGGCGGTTCGAACCAGGGACCGCTCAACCCGGCACTGGCCGATGCGGTCAAGGCGCGCATCGAGGCGCTGCGCGCCGCCGACCCGGGCAATACCGCGGCTGTGCCGGTCGACCTGGTCACGGCCTCGGCCAGCGGGCTCGACCCCGACATCAGCCCCGCCGCCGCGCAGTATCAGGCGGCGCGCGTGGCGCGCGTGCGCGGCCTGCCGGTCGAGCAGGTGAAGGCGCTGGTCGCCAGCCACACGCAGGCGCCGCTCTGGGGTTTTCTGGGCGAGGCGCGGGTCAATGTGCTGGCGCTCAATCTCGCGCTCGATGAAGGCGCGCCGATGCGCTAA
- the kdpB gene encoding potassium-transporting ATPase subunit KdpB, producing MTAKTKTSLSLFDAALVKPALWGAFAKLNPRTQWRNPVMFIVYIGSILTTLLWVHALSFPGDTGMKPAFVLAITIWLWFTVLFANFAEALAEGRSKAQAASLRGLRKDTWAKKLKEPHHGAAFLPEQAPNLRKGDVVLVETGDVIPLDGEVIEGVASVDESAITGESAPVVRESGGDFSAVTGGTRVLSDWLVVRISVNPGESFLDRMIGMVEAAKRHKTPNEIALTILLVALTLVFLMVTVTLLPFSVFSVEAAGAGTVVSLTALVALLVCLIPTTIGGLLSAVGVAGMSRMMQANVIATSGRAVEAAGDVDVLLLDKTGTITHGNRQASAFLPAPGVPKGRLARAAMLASLADETPEGRSIVELARRDGLEVAAVEGARFVPFTAQTRMSGVDLPAAPNSLDTDAILLRKGAVDAIRRHVESLGGSVPAEMLRASEEAARRGSTPLAVAEGNRVLGVVELKDIVKTGIKERFAELRRMGIKTVMITGDNKLTAAAIAAEAGVDDFLAEATPEDKLALIRQYQSEGRLVAMTGDGTNDAPALAQADVAVAMGSGTQAAKEAGNMVDLDSNPTKLLEVVETGKALLMTRGSLTTFSIANDVAKYFAIIPAIFVSTYPQLGALNVMRLASPSSAILSAVIFNALVIVFLIPLALKGVRYRPVGAAALLRRNLAIYGLGGLLVPFIGIKLIDWLLVAVHLV from the coding sequence ATGACTGCCAAAACCAAAACATCTCTTTCGCTGTTCGATGCAGCGCTGGTCAAGCCCGCCCTTTGGGGCGCCTTCGCCAAGCTGAACCCGCGCACGCAGTGGCGCAATCCGGTGATGTTCATCGTCTACATCGGGAGCATCCTCACGACGCTGCTCTGGGTGCACGCGCTGAGCTTCCCGGGCGACACCGGCATGAAGCCCGCCTTCGTGCTGGCCATCACCATCTGGCTGTGGTTCACCGTGCTGTTCGCCAACTTCGCGGAAGCCTTGGCCGAGGGCCGCAGCAAGGCGCAGGCCGCCTCGCTGCGCGGCCTGCGCAAGGACACCTGGGCCAAGAAGCTCAAGGAGCCCCATCACGGCGCGGCGTTCCTGCCGGAGCAGGCGCCCAACCTGCGCAAGGGCGATGTGGTGCTGGTGGAAACTGGCGATGTGATCCCGCTCGACGGCGAAGTGATCGAAGGCGTGGCCTCGGTCGACGAGAGCGCCATCACCGGCGAATCGGCGCCCGTGGTGCGCGAATCGGGTGGCGACTTCTCGGCCGTGACCGGCGGCACGCGCGTGCTGTCCGACTGGCTGGTGGTGCGCATCTCGGTGAACCCGGGCGAGTCGTTCCTCGACCGCATGATCGGCATGGTCGAGGCGGCCAAGCGCCACAAGACGCCCAACGAGATCGCGCTCACCATCCTGCTGGTCGCGCTCACCCTGGTGTTCCTGATGGTCACCGTCACGCTGCTGCCGTTCTCGGTGTTCAGCGTGGAAGCCGCGGGTGCGGGCACCGTGGTGTCGCTCACCGCATTGGTGGCGCTGCTGGTGTGTCTGATTCCCACCACCATCGGCGGCCTGCTCTCGGCGGTGGGCGTGGCCGGCATGAGCCGCATGATGCAGGCCAACGTGATCGCCACCTCGGGCCGCGCGGTGGAAGCCGCCGGCGACGTCGACGTGCTGCTGCTCGACAAGACCGGCACCATCACGCACGGCAACCGCCAGGCCAGCGCCTTCCTGCCCGCGCCCGGCGTGCCGAAGGGCCGCCTCGCGCGTGCCGCGATGCTCGCCTCGCTGGCCGACGAGACGCCCGAAGGCCGCAGCATCGTGGAGCTCGCGCGCCGCGACGGCCTGGAGGTTGCCGCCGTCGAAGGTGCCCGCTTCGTGCCCTTCACCGCGCAGACCCGCATGAGCGGCGTCGACCTGCCGGCCGCACCCAACAGCCTCGACACCGACGCCATCCTGCTGCGCAAGGGCGCGGTCGATGCGATCCGCCGGCATGTCGAATCGCTGGGCGGCAGCGTGCCCGCCGAGATGCTGCGCGCGTCCGAGGAAGCGGCGCGCCGCGGCAGCACGCCGCTGGCCGTGGCCGAGGGCAACCGCGTGCTCGGCGTGGTTGAGCTCAAGGACATCGTCAAGACCGGCATCAAGGAACGCTTCGCCGAGCTGCGCCGCATGGGCATCAAGACCGTGATGATCACCGGCGACAACAAGCTCACGGCCGCGGCCATTGCGGCCGAGGCCGGCGTCGACGACTTCCTGGCCGAAGCCACGCCCGAGGACAAGCTGGCGCTCATCCGCCAGTACCAGTCCGAAGGCCGCCTGGTCGCGATGACCGGCGACGGCACCAACGACGCGCCCGCCCTCGCGCAGGCCGATGTGGCCGTGGCCATGGGCAGCGGCACGCAGGCCGCGAAAGAGGCCGGCAACATGGTCGACCTGGACTCGAACCCGACCAAGCTGCTCGAGGTGGTGGAGACCGGCAAGGCGCTCTTGATGACGCGCGGCTCGCTCACCACCTTCTCGATCGCGAACGACGTGGCGAAATACTTCGCGATCATTCCGGCGATCTTCGTCTCGACCTATCCGCAGCTCGGCGCGCTCAACGTGATGCGGCTCGCGAGCCCGTCGTCGGCGATCCTGTCTGCCGTGATCTTCAACGCGCTGGTCATCGTGTTCCTGATTCCGCTCGCGCTCAAGGGCGTGCGCTACCGGCCGGTGGGTGCTGCCGCGCTGCTGCGCCGCAACCTGGCCATCTATGGCCTCGGCGGCCTGCTCGTTCCCTTCATCGGCATCAAGCTGATCGACTGGCTGCTGGTCGCAGTCCATCTGGTCTGA
- the kdpA gene encoding potassium-transporting ATPase subunit KdpA translates to MTSSAWGLLALFLVALLVLAWPVGRFLAALCSERVPRWMQRVEAPLYKIAGTKPEQSMHWLRYALALLAFNAVGALFVYTLQRLQGWLPLNPAGMTAVSSDSAFNTAVSFVSNTNWQGYAGESTMSYLTQMLGLAVQNFLSAATGIAVAFALVRGFARRGDGKGLVGNFWADVTRITLWVLVPVAFVLALCLAGQGVIQNFDAYKTVDTIETTAFQQPKRGADGQPLKDAAGAPVLEDATTRTQALAMGPVASQEAIKMLGTNGGGFFNANSAHPYENPTALSNLLQMLAIFLIPAALCFTFGRVVGDMRQGWAVLAAMTIMFVIAVIVITPSEQAGNPLLGSLGVDQMSSALQSGGNMEGKEVRFGIDASALFAAITTAASCGAVNVMHDSLTPLGGMVPMVLMQLGEVVFGGVGTGLYGMLIFAMLAVFIAGLMIGRTPEYLGKKIEVREMKLISIAILVTPILVLAGTAVAVVAGAGRAGIANPGAHGFSEILYALTSAANNNGSAFAGLSANTPFYNGLLGFAMWLGRFGVIVPVLAIAGALAAKKRLPVTGGTLPTHGPLFVSLLIGTVLLVGLLNYVPALALGPIVEHLVLWK, encoded by the coding sequence ATGACTTCCTCCGCCTGGGGCCTGTTGGCTCTTTTCCTGGTCGCACTGCTGGTGCTGGCCTGGCCTGTCGGCAGATTCCTTGCCGCGCTCTGCAGCGAGCGCGTGCCGCGCTGGATGCAGCGCGTCGAGGCACCGCTCTACAAGATCGCCGGCACCAAGCCTGAGCAATCGATGCACTGGCTGCGCTACGCGCTCGCGCTGCTGGCCTTCAATGCCGTGGGCGCTCTTTTCGTCTACACCCTGCAGCGCCTGCAGGGCTGGCTGCCGCTCAATCCCGCGGGCATGACGGCCGTGTCGTCTGACTCGGCCTTCAACACCGCGGTGAGCTTTGTATCGAACACCAACTGGCAGGGCTACGCCGGCGAGTCGACCATGAGCTATCTCACGCAGATGCTCGGTCTCGCGGTGCAGAACTTCTTGTCGGCCGCCACCGGCATCGCGGTGGCCTTCGCACTGGTGCGCGGCTTCGCGCGCCGCGGTGACGGCAAGGGCCTGGTCGGCAACTTCTGGGCCGACGTCACGCGCATCACGCTGTGGGTGCTGGTGCCGGTCGCGTTCGTGCTCGCGCTGTGCCTTGCGGGGCAGGGCGTGATCCAGAACTTCGACGCCTACAAGACCGTGGACACGATCGAGACCACCGCCTTCCAGCAACCGAAGCGCGGCGCCGACGGCCAGCCGCTGAAGGACGCCGCCGGTGCCCCGGTGCTGGAAGACGCCACCACCAGGACGCAGGCGCTGGCCATGGGCCCGGTCGCTTCGCAAGAGGCCATCAAGATGCTCGGCACCAACGGTGGCGGCTTCTTCAATGCCAACTCGGCGCACCCGTACGAGAATCCGACCGCGCTCAGCAACCTGCTGCAGATGCTTGCGATCTTCCTGATCCCGGCGGCGCTGTGCTTCACCTTCGGCCGCGTGGTCGGCGACATGCGCCAGGGCTGGGCCGTGCTTGCCGCGATGACGATCATGTTCGTCATCGCCGTGATCGTGATCACGCCCTCGGAGCAGGCGGGCAACCCGCTGCTCGGTTCGCTCGGTGTCGACCAGATGTCGAGCGCGCTGCAGAGCGGTGGCAACATGGAAGGCAAGGAAGTGCGCTTCGGCATCGATGCCTCTGCGCTTTTTGCCGCCATCACCACGGCCGCCTCGTGCGGTGCGGTGAACGTCATGCACGACTCGCTCACGCCGTTGGGCGGCATGGTGCCCATGGTGCTCATGCAGCTCGGCGAAGTGGTGTTCGGCGGCGTCGGCACCGGCCTCTACGGCATGCTGATCTTCGCGATGCTCGCGGTGTTCATCGCGGGCCTGATGATCGGGCGCACACCCGAGTACCTCGGCAAGAAGATCGAGGTGCGCGAGATGAAGCTGATCTCCATCGCGATCCTGGTCACGCCGATTCTCGTGCTGGCCGGCACCGCCGTGGCCGTGGTCGCAGGCGCCGGCAGGGCCGGCATCGCGAATCCCGGCGCGCATGGATTCTCGGAGATCCTCTACGCGCTGACCTCGGCCGCCAACAACAACGGCAGCGCCTTCGCGGGCCTCTCGGCCAACACACCCTTCTACAACGGGCTGCTAGGCTTCGCGATGTGGCTCGGCCGTTTCGGCGTGATCGTGCCGGTGCTGGCCATTGCCGGCGCGCTCGCGGCCAAGAAGCGCCTGCCCGTCACCGGCGGCACGCTGCCCACGCACGGCCCGCTGTTCGTCTCTTTGCTGATCGGCACCGTGCTGCTGGTCGGCCTGCTCAACTACGTGCCGGCGCTCGCCCTCGGGCCGATCGTCGAACACCTCGTGCTCTGGAAATAA
- the kdpF gene encoding K(+)-transporting ATPase subunit F: MIGLEALYGFGALVAVVLFAYLVFALICAEEF, from the coding sequence GTGATCGGCCTCGAAGCGCTCTATGGCTTCGGTGCGCTGGTGGCCGTGGTCCTGTTCGCGTACCTCGTGTTCGCGCTGATCTGTGCCGAGGAGTTCTGA
- a CDS encoding helix-turn-helix transcriptional regulator, producing the protein MTTRPLDAKPGWMPHQPADRILSTLKTRGALGIPDIAKVLDVTVEAVRQQMVKLQAEGLVDAESRPAGRGRPTQIWRLTGAGHARFPDTHAEMTVQMISAVISVFGEKGMDRLIGAREEAMRANYREAMRGARSLRDKLERLADIRSREGYMAEFRSEGDGFLFIENHCPICTAARACTGLCRSELQLFDEVLGPGVSVSRVEHVLAGARRCAYQVSPKSAP; encoded by the coding sequence ATGACCACGCGCCCGCTCGACGCCAAGCCCGGCTGGATGCCGCACCAGCCGGCGGACCGCATCCTGTCCACGCTCAAGACCCGCGGCGCGCTCGGCATTCCCGACATCGCCAAGGTGCTCGACGTCACGGTGGAGGCCGTGCGCCAGCAGATGGTGAAGCTGCAGGCCGAGGGCCTGGTCGATGCCGAGAGCCGTCCCGCGGGCCGCGGCAGGCCCACGCAGATATGGCGCCTCACCGGCGCCGGCCACGCACGCTTTCCCGACACGCATGCCGAGATGACGGTGCAGATGATCAGCGCCGTCATCAGCGTGTTCGGCGAGAAGGGCATGGACCGGCTCATCGGCGCGCGCGAGGAGGCCATGCGCGCCAACTACCGCGAGGCCATGCGCGGCGCGCGCAGCCTCCGGGACAAGCTCGAGCGGCTGGCCGACATCCGCAGCCGCGAGGGCTACATGGCCGAGTTCCGGTCCGAGGGCGACGGCTTCCTCTTCATCGAGAACCATTGCCCCATCTGCACCGCGGCGCGGGCCTGCACGGGCTTGTGCCGCAGCGAACTGCAGCTCTTCGACGAGGTGCTGGGGCCCGGCGTGAGCGTGAGCCGCGTCGAGCACGTGCTCGCGGGCGCGCGGCGCTGCGCCTACCAGGTGAGCCCGAAGAGCGCGCCTTGA
- a CDS encoding superoxide dismutase yields the protein MEHTLPPLPYALDALAPEYSKETLEYHYGKHHNAYVVNLNNLQKGTEFESMTLEEIVKKSSGGIYNNAAQIWNHTFFWNCMKPQGGGAPSGALAKAIDAKWGSYDAFKEAFVKSAVGNFGSGWTWLVKKADGSLDIVNMGAAGTPLTTGDTPVLTVDVWEHAYYIDYRNLRPKFVETFLAKLANWDFAAKNFG from the coding sequence ATGGAACACACCCTGCCACCCCTGCCCTACGCCCTCGACGCGCTGGCACCCGAGTACTCGAAGGAAACCCTCGAGTACCACTACGGCAAGCACCACAATGCCTACGTGGTGAACCTCAACAACCTGCAAAAGGGCACCGAATTCGAATCGATGACGCTCGAGGAGATCGTCAAGAAGTCCAGCGGCGGCATCTACAACAACGCCGCCCAGATCTGGAACCACACCTTCTTCTGGAACTGCATGAAGCCCCAGGGCGGCGGCGCTCCGAGCGGTGCGCTGGCCAAGGCCATCGATGCCAAGTGGGGCAGCTACGACGCCTTCAAGGAAGCGTTCGTGAAGTCGGCCGTGGGCAACTTCGGCTCGGGCTGGACCTGGCTGGTGAAGAAGGCCGACGGCTCGCTGGACATCGTGAACATGGGTGCCGCGGGCACGCCGCTGACCACCGGCGACACCCCGGTGCTGACGGTGGACGTCTGGGAGCACGCCTACTACATCGACTACCGCAACCTGCGCCCGAAGTTCGTGGAGACCTTCCTGGCCAAGCTGGCGAACTGGGACTTCGCGGCAAAGAACTTCGGCTGA
- a CDS encoding VOC family protein translates to MLGNIDAVANLAVKDLAVARRFYEDTLGLAQVDAEGDEVIVYRSGNSRINVYRSAFAGTNQATAVTWPVDGDIERLVAALKAKGVRFEHYDMPGAKLEGDVHVMGDMKVAWFKDPDGNILNLINE, encoded by the coding sequence ATGCTCGGAAACATCGACGCGGTGGCCAATCTCGCGGTGAAGGACCTCGCTGTGGCGCGCCGTTTCTATGAAGACACGCTGGGCCTGGCGCAGGTCGATGCCGAGGGCGACGAGGTGATCGTCTACCGCAGCGGCAACTCCCGCATCAACGTGTACCGCTCGGCCTTCGCGGGCACCAACCAGGCCACGGCCGTGACCTGGCCGGTCGATGGCGACATCGAGCGCCTCGTGGCCGCGCTCAAGGCCAAGGGCGTGCGCTTCGAGCACTACGACATGCCGGGCGCAAAGCTCGAAGGCGACGTCCATGTCATGGGCGACATGAAGGTCGCATGGTTCAAGGACCCGGACGGCAACATCCTCAACCTCATCAACGAGTGA
- a CDS encoding Bug family tripartite tricarboxylate transporter substrate binding protein, giving the protein MIRRHFGTLALALALPLAFTAPAQAQSYPAKPIRMVVPFPPGGGTDILARLVAQKLTEANHWTVVPDNRGGAGGTIGIAEAARAAPTGYDIVMGQKDNMVVAPWLYKNLSYNPVKDLTAVAHVAYTPVVIVTQASSKFKTLDDVVKAARAAPDTVTYGSPGNGTTIHLAGEIFNGAAQIKMRHVPYKGSNAAMMDVLAGNVDLMVSSVPSALAQIKAGKLRPLAVTSAKRSTSLPDTPTVAELGYKGFDVSTWYGLFVPAKTPKDVIATLNTEVNKLLATPEMKAAIVAQGAEPQSMTPEQFETLLKTDYEKWKGIVQASGATIE; this is encoded by the coding sequence ATGATCCGCAGACACTTCGGCACGCTGGCCCTCGCGCTGGCACTTCCCCTGGCCTTCACCGCCCCTGCGCAGGCACAGTCCTACCCCGCCAAGCCCATTCGCATGGTCGTGCCCTTCCCGCCCGGCGGCGGCACCGACATCCTGGCGCGCTTGGTCGCGCAGAAGCTCACCGAGGCCAACCACTGGACCGTGGTGCCCGACAACCGCGGCGGCGCCGGCGGCACCATCGGCATTGCCGAGGCCGCGCGCGCCGCGCCCACGGGCTACGACATCGTGATGGGCCAGAAGGACAACATGGTCGTCGCGCCCTGGCTCTACAAGAACCTGAGCTACAACCCGGTGAAGGACCTCACGGCCGTGGCCCACGTGGCCTACACGCCGGTGGTGATCGTCACGCAGGCCAGCTCGAAGTTCAAGACGCTCGACGACGTGGTGAAAGCCGCGCGCGCCGCGCCCGACACCGTCACCTACGGCTCGCCGGGCAACGGCACCACCATCCACCTGGCCGGCGAGATCTTCAACGGCGCCGCCCAGATCAAGATGCGCCACGTGCCCTACAAGGGCTCCAACGCGGCCATGATGGACGTGCTCGCGGGCAACGTCGACCTGATGGTGTCGTCGGTGCCCTCGGCGCTGGCGCAGATCAAGGCGGGCAAGCTGCGCCCGCTGGCCGTGACCTCGGCCAAGCGCAGCACCTCGCTGCCCGATACGCCCACCGTGGCCGAGCTCGGCTACAAGGGCTTCGACGTGTCCACCTGGTACGGCCTCTTCGTGCCGGCCAAGACGCCGAAGGACGTGATCGCCACGCTGAATACCGAAGTCAACAAGCTGCTGGCCACGCCCGAGATGAAGGCCGCCATCGTCGCGCAGGGCGCCGAGCCGCAGAGCATGACGCCCGAACAGTTCGAAACGCTGCTGAAGACCGACTACGAGAAGTGGAAGGGCATCGTGCAAGCCTCGGGCGCGACCATCGAATAA
- a CDS encoding MBL fold metallo-hydrolase produces the protein MAAQRKNSKNALLLKTTALAAVVALAQGCAQTSTGTTARLAAAPSEASVATHVATATRAAGTDLRALLTLCQPAPAARPPQDALDKSLTGFINRPAPPPGQAFDNLYFVGADWVSAWAIKTSQGIILIDALNTQAEAASLIEGGMRRLGLDPAQIKYVIVTHGHGDHYGGAGYLAQKYRARVVMSEADWTMTETRLEFATPIWGAPPKRDISAKDGDRITLGDTSVTLYLTPGHTMGTISPVFDVSTGGRRHRAMLWGGTGFNFGKDVPRLDAYIGATQRMGAIAQSQRVDVLLSNHSNIDGSQAKLAALRQQPAPAANPFVLGTPTVERALAVMGECAQAQRDRFAMQ, from the coding sequence ATGGCAGCACAGCGCAAGAATTCGAAGAACGCCCTTCTGCTGAAGACAACCGCCCTGGCAGCGGTTGTCGCCCTGGCGCAGGGCTGCGCGCAGACCTCGACCGGCACCACCGCACGGCTGGCCGCCGCGCCGTCGGAGGCCAGCGTGGCGACCCATGTGGCGACCGCCACGCGCGCGGCCGGCACCGACCTCAGGGCCCTGCTGACCCTGTGCCAACCCGCCCCCGCCGCCCGGCCGCCGCAGGACGCGCTCGACAAGAGCCTCACCGGTTTCATCAACCGGCCCGCGCCGCCGCCGGGCCAGGCCTTCGACAACCTGTACTTCGTGGGCGCCGACTGGGTCAGCGCCTGGGCGATCAAGACCTCGCAGGGGATCATCCTGATCGATGCGCTCAACACCCAGGCCGAGGCCGCGTCGCTGATCGAAGGCGGCATGCGCAGGCTGGGGCTCGACCCGGCGCAGATCAAGTACGTGATCGTGACGCATGGCCACGGCGACCACTACGGCGGTGCCGGCTACCTCGCGCAGAAGTACCGCGCGCGCGTGGTGATGAGCGAGGCCGACTGGACCATGACCGAGACCAGGCTCGAATTCGCGACGCCGATCTGGGGCGCGCCGCCCAAGCGCGACATCTCGGCGAAGGACGGCGACCGCATCACGCTCGGCGACACCAGCGTCACGCTGTACCTCACGCCGGGCCACACCATGGGCACGATCTCGCCCGTGTTCGACGTGAGCACGGGCGGGCGCAGGCACCGCGCGATGCTCTGGGGCGGCACGGGCTTCAATTTCGGCAAGGACGTGCCGCGGCTGGACGCCTACATCGGCGCCACGCAGCGCATGGGCGCTATCGCGCAGAGCCAGCGTGTCGACGTGCTGCTGTCGAACCATTCGAACATCGACGGCTCGCAAGCCAAGCTCGCCGCCCTGCGGCAGCAGCCCGCGCCGGCCGCGAACCCCTTCGTTCTGGGCACACCGACGGTGGAGCGCGCGCTGGCCGTGATGGGCGAATGCGCGCAGGCGCAGCGCGACCGGTTCGCGATGCAGTAG
- a CDS encoding SDR family NAD(P)-dependent oxidoreductase — protein sequence MTASHLTLITGASRGLGRAMAEQLLQAGHMVLGISRRPEPQLAELAQKAGAELIQWEQDLSDPVAASARLSAWLKTLDGQRFDSVTLINNAGTVGNPAPLASAVEAELSLALRIGLEAPMLLTAAFLGATREWRGARKVLNISSGLGRNAMGSQAPYCAAKAGMDHFSRAVALEEAAAPNGARIVSLAPGVIDTDMQVQLRGASAEKFPDRTRFVSMKEEGRLDSPATAAAKVLKYLARQDFGHNPVADVRDPA from the coding sequence ATGACCGCTTCTCACCTCACCCTCATCACCGGCGCCTCGCGCGGCCTGGGCCGCGCCATGGCCGAACAGCTGCTGCAGGCCGGCCACATGGTGCTCGGCATTTCGCGCAGGCCGGAGCCGCAACTCGCGGAGCTGGCGCAAAAGGCCGGCGCCGAACTCATCCAGTGGGAGCAGGACCTCTCCGACCCGGTCGCCGCATCGGCCCGCCTCTCGGCCTGGCTCAAGACGCTCGACGGCCAGCGCTTCGACAGCGTGACCCTGATCAACAACGCCGGCACTGTCGGCAACCCCGCGCCCCTGGCGAGTGCCGTCGAAGCCGAACTGTCGCTGGCGCTGCGCATCGGCCTCGAGGCGCCGATGCTGCTGACGGCCGCCTTTCTGGGCGCCACCCGCGAATGGCGGGGCGCGCGCAAGGTGCTGAACATCTCGTCGGGCCTGGGCCGCAATGCCATGGGCAGCCAGGCGCCCTACTGCGCGGCCAAGGCCGGCATGGACCACTTCTCGCGCGCCGTGGCGCTCGAGGAGGCCGCTGCGCCGAACGGCGCGCGCATCGTCTCGCTCGCACCCGGCGTGATCGACACCGACATGCAGGTGCAGCTGCGCGGCGCATCGGCCGAGAAGTTTCCGGACCGCACGCGCTTCGTGAGCATGAAGGAGGAAGGCCGGCTCGACAGCCCCGCCACCGCCGCGGCCAAGGTGCTCAAGTACCTGGCGCGCCAGGACTTCGGCCACAACCCCGTGGCCGACGTGCGCGATCCGGCCTGA
- a CDS encoding Crp/Fnr family transcriptional regulator has product MPHGNLNQHNVLGGSIKDRVRPPSAAELDGIPWLPTLTPAERRRAEAALVVGEAEVGDLVCRVGRSPTYWFGVVEGLLKMSNDNADGGSVTYTGVPPGGWFGEGTVMKREPYRYNIQALRRSVVAGLPIESFHWLLDHSIGFNRFVMNQLNERLGQFIAALEIDRLNNPDARVARNLVSLFNPVLYPGVGEVLRITQQELAYLVGLSRQRVNEALNGLSAEGLIRVEYGGLRVLDLPGLRATAMSNKKNNRSPETENP; this is encoded by the coding sequence ATGCCTCACGGCAACCTCAATCAACACAACGTGCTGGGTGGTTCTATCAAGGACCGCGTTCGCCCCCCTAGCGCCGCCGAGCTCGACGGCATTCCCTGGCTGCCCACGCTCACACCGGCCGAGCGCCGCCGCGCCGAAGCCGCGCTGGTGGTGGGCGAAGCCGAGGTCGGCGACCTGGTCTGCCGCGTCGGCCGCTCGCCCACCTACTGGTTCGGCGTGGTCGAGGGCCTGCTCAAGATGAGCAACGACAACGCCGACGGCGGCTCCGTCACCTACACCGGCGTGCCGCCCGGCGGCTGGTTCGGCGAAGGCACGGTGATGAAGCGCGAGCCCTACCGCTACAACATCCAGGCGCTGCGGCGCAGCGTGGTGGCGGGCCTGCCGATCGAGAGCTTCCACTGGCTGCTGGACCATTCCATCGGCTTCAACCGCTTCGTGATGAACCAGCTCAACGAGCGGCTCGGCCAGTTCATCGCGGCGCTGGAGATCGACCGGCTCAACAACCCCGACGCGCGCGTGGCGCGCAACCTGGTGTCGCTGTTCAACCCGGTGCTCTACCCCGGCGTGGGCGAGGTCTTGCGCATCACGCAGCAGGAACTGGCCTACCTGGTCGGCCTGTCGCGCCAGCGCGTGAACGAGGCGCTCAACGGCCTGTCGGCAGAGGGGTTGATCCGCGTGGAGTACGGTGGGCTGCGCGTGCTCGACCTGCCGGGCCTGCGCGCGACCGCGATGTCGAACAAGAAAAACAACCGCTCACCGGAAACGGAAAATCCATGA